ACGGTGAGGTTAACAGAGTATAAATCCATTTTTCTGATGATCATTCGAAAATGCGAGACAGTGAAATCATGAAGGATACCAAATTGAATCAATTCGGGTACTCTCTATACTCAAGCACGTGGAGAATTCATCTCGATATATCATGATCGAGGGAATGTGACTAGAATAAGCCAAGAAGCCAAAACCTAGGACTGGGGGggaaaaataaaataaataAATCACTTGAATCTTGAAACTATGACACATCGTCAAGCACGCCATCATGGGAGGTATTTACGTTTGTCGATCTTTACCAAGCTTAGCCTTTTGTAACACTTTCTGGAGCACATCTGatacaaccttggaacccgTTGAATGATACTAGAGCTCAGCGCAGATTGGACTCCGTACATGGGAGATGCTTGTTTATATGTGAATTAggttcttcaatttctctaTGTACAATACATTTGCCCGTATCAGCACTAATTTCAATCTTGGAGCACTTCAATGCCGCGACCTTGTGCGTTCTCaacccgaaaaaaaaaatttagagAAACTCAGTGCCAATCTGTATACCGTGGGTCCCCGGGTCAAAACGCCAATCCCAACGAATagagatcaagaaaaaaaaaccccctcgAGTGAAGAAAAGACAAAGGCAATCAGTCATGACGtgacaagaaaaaaaaaaaaaaaaaaaaagagaactcCCCTGATCTGTGCTGCGGGATATAGGGCAAAACGTGAACTGGAAAAATTAGATCGACAAACAACTATGAACGAAGAAATTAGTATCTCCGTAGAGACGTAAATGACAGATGGATGGCAAAAAGAGGAAAGTTACCCTGGAGCCAACCAGGGGTTACCTTGTATAAAAAAGGGCGTGGGAAAAGGAGGGTCGGTTGTTAGCATCGTGAGATGGCCTTGATACAGATAAGGCTGTCATCATGATGCTACTGAATAGAACATTATCGTATTAATCCCAATTGTTGTTGGTCAAATTTTAGGGAACAAAGTGCTCATCTAGGCGGTGTCACCCCCGTGGCATATGCAACAGGAGAAATGGTGGATGTAGGTGTCTTGCCCGCCGTTGGAGTCGAGACCGAGGAACGCTTGGATAGAACAGCTACCTTCTTTCGGACAGACGCGAGGCGGCCACGCATACTGGATACAACTGGTTCAATGTGTGAGTTTGGGGTCAGTTTGATGGATGGATTGAGAGAGGACTGACGTTTGGCAACGACCTGCCGATCCTCCACCTGCAGCTCTTCCAAAATGACCTTGTCGCCAGGTTGCCGTTCGACGTTGCTGCCGGGCGGGGATCGCGTTCCATCGTCCTCAAGCACAGCTTCAAGCATGCGAATCGCAGTGACATATGTGATCTCACAGTTGGCAAGATCTTCGCCAGTTAATTCATTGATGGCAGCCGCCCGGCTCATCTCAAGTGCGCGGTCGTACATCAGCCTCTCTGCCGTGACACCAGGGCTCACCACTACATCGGCTGTTGAGCTTGAGCCGGCGGCGGAGCCATGAGAATGGTTATCCGGATGGCTAGGATGATCGGGTGGCAATCGCCGTTGCCCTTCGATGAGTTTTAAGCGCACAAATTCGGCTTTTTCGATGACCTCATTGAAACGACTGCGCACCCATTGAACAACGTAGTTGATTCGAGTACCGGCAACTGCGCTCATGCTGTCTTTGGTAGGAGACTCTCCATAGATTTCTTCTCGGTTCTTACGCGACCACCAAGCACCCGCGATGTCCATTGACTTCGCAAGCAACGATAAAGCCTTGACATATAGTACCAAAGCTTCCTCGGATAACGTAACAATGGCATCGACTGTCAGGCCATCATCCGAATCGGCAGAGTCTGGTTCAATGTTTGTATCCATAGGTCTCGTAGATGGGTCAGTTGGTGCCGAAGGCGCTAGCGGGATCAGCTGCTTATATTTGACCTCGGCAAATCCAAAGACGACATCACTACGCGTAGCACATTCCTCGATTGCCTGGACTGCCTTGAAATCTTCTTCAACCGTTGCGTTGGGTTTAGAGCCGTCTCCGGTGATCAAAAGGCTAGAATGTGCAGGAGGATAGGCGGGGAAAGGGTTGTAGGCTAGAGGCGGAGATCGCCCCCCTTTGGTGATGGCAAGGGGAGGAGAGAAGCCCATTCCGAATAGACGACCGCTGGCCATGTTGAGTGCTTTCGAGATTGCTGAGGTCGCCGACGTCGAACTTTGACCATAACGTCGCTCGTAGGAATGTTGGCGCTGGTGTACGGAATCTGCTCGCGAACGACCCGAGACAACCTGCATGGCTTTGGTCGCATTGGCATACGGAGAAGATGGTGACACTGTAGGTATCGCCTGGGTTGTTGCGCGACGGCTCCCGGCACCAGTTTGTCCTGGTCGAGAAAGACCGCCTTGAAGGCGTGGGCTATGAGCCAGTTCATCTGCAAAGGCGTTGACCTCCACAGCCCGCTTCTCAACCACAACATAATCTCTCTCAAATGCCACTTCTTGTGCAGCACGGTCCCGTGCCTCCTGGGCACGGGCTGTTGAGTCACTCACTCTGGGAGAGCCAGTGTAGGTATTCCGATTCCTCTGCCGATCCATGGCCGCGGTAGTGGCGTTGCGATCAATGAGCTCCTGGCGTCCCGGAGCAGTAGCAAGGCTGACAGGAACAGGCCGTTGAGGAGGTGTACCTCCCGGTTGATGATCCCTGGCAATTCCTGAAGCAGGTCGGTCGGCGCTTCCCACGCGGCGTACATGCGTAGCGGTCGGCGGCGTTCCGGACTTTAGACGCGGTGCAACAGGTCTTTGACCGAGAGGATATGCAATCTTATCCTCAGGTCCCGTATCATAAGGAGATTCTTCAGCTTTTGCGACAAGCTGCCTTGGCTGTGGCGATCGTGGTGGCTCTGGGGCGTCATCAGCCACCAAGCCAGGAATCGGGTCATTAATCACATTGTTATTGAAGAACTCGGGGAAGTTCAATCGCTCCATTGGGTTCCGTTTCAGCAGACCTCGAATTAGCCTTTTGATATCGTCTGAGGC
The nucleotide sequence above comes from Penicillium digitatum chromosome 1, complete sequence. Encoded proteins:
- a CDS encoding Serine/threonine protein kinase (Pdd7p), putative → MASQHSRRSREPSRPEMSIGRYTRLDEIGRGSFATVYQGVHTKTKTYVAIKSVNLSKLNKKLKENLSSEIDILKGLQHPHIVALIDCHESTSHIHLVMEYCALGDLSLFIKRRDTLGSHKYTRDMIAKYPNAPGASLNEVVTRHFLKQLSSALKFLRDRNLIHRDIKPQNLLLCPSPSSYRSGNAHVIPYKGNDDSYEPTTGLESLPMLKIADFGFARSLPATSLAETLCGSPLYMAPEILRYEKYDAKADLWSVGTVLYEMVVGRPPFRATNHVELLRKIEKGEDRIRFPEENPASDDIKRLIRGLLKRNPMERLNFPEFFNNNVINDPIPGLVADDAPEPPRSPQPRQLVAKAEESPYDTGPEDKIAYPLGQRPVAPRLKSGTPPTATHVRRVGSADRPASGIARDHQPGGTPPQRPVPVSLATAPGRQELIDRNATTAAMDRQRNRNTYTGSPRVSDSTARAQEARDRAAQEVAFERDYVVVEKRAVEVNAFADELAHSPRLQGGLSRPGQTGAGSRRATTQAIPTVSPSSPYANATKAMQVVSGRSRADSVHQRQHSYERRYGQSSTSATSAISKALNMASGRLFGMGFSPPLAITKGGRSPPLAYNPFPAYPPAHSSLLITGDGSKPNATVEEDFKAVQAIEECATRSDVVFGFAEVKYKQLIPLAPSAPTDPSTRPMDTNIEPDSADSDDGLTVDAIVTLSEEALVLYVKALSLLAKSMDIAGAWWSRKNREEIYGESPTKDSMSAVAGTRINYVVQWVRSRFNEVIEKAEFVRLKLIEGQRRLPPDHPSHPDNHSHGSAAGSSSTADVVVSPGVTAERLMYDRALEMSRAAAINELTGEDLANCEITYVTAIRMLEAVLEDDGTRSPPGSNVERQPGDKVILEELQVEDRQVVAKLVSSMRGRLASVRKKVAVLSKRSSVSTPTAGKTPTSTISPVAYATGVTPPR